A genomic stretch from Candidatus Acidiferrales bacterium includes:
- a CDS encoding M23 family metallopeptidase → MQRKSSHEKTASAKLTFVILSDAEKPSKTFKASRLQLVLLVLFGFVIIGALSVFIMIETPLGKLILPEYFSTRAEQLERIRSLEGKVEGVQQQLAYLASYNFKLRGALGDTGIFADTINTQLSPRHEAATSENQIEARPESVETKGMNNEGASLQSMPVSPGTAQSNEGSSLFPLLMPAQGFVTRSVDYSIQHYGLDISAPEGESIVAPAAGEVLFADWTLSGGNTLIIAHANDYITVYKHCERILVNVGTKVTRGEAIALIGSTGVTSTGPHLHFELWQNGKNLNPENYLLTKN, encoded by the coding sequence ATGCAGCGTAAATCATCCCATGAAAAGACAGCGTCAGCTAAGCTGACGTTTGTTATATTATCGGATGCTGAGAAGCCATCGAAGACATTCAAGGCATCTCGACTTCAATTAGTGCTGCTGGTTCTTTTTGGATTTGTTATTATCGGTGCTTTGAGCGTTTTCATCATGATTGAAACGCCTCTCGGCAAGCTGATACTCCCGGAATATTTCAGTACGCGAGCGGAGCAGCTCGAAAGAATACGTTCACTGGAAGGTAAGGTAGAAGGTGTTCAGCAGCAATTAGCTTACCTGGCGTCGTATAATTTTAAATTGCGAGGCGCGCTGGGCGATACCGGAATTTTTGCAGATACAATAAACACGCAGCTGTCTCCACGGCATGAGGCCGCAACATCGGAGAATCAGATCGAGGCGCGACCAGAGTCAGTTGAGACTAAAGGGATGAACAATGAGGGCGCCTCACTACAAAGTATGCCGGTTTCCCCGGGTACTGCTCAATCAAATGAAGGAAGTTCACTGTTCCCGTTACTGATGCCGGCGCAAGGTTTCGTTACTCGAAGCGTGGATTATTCCATTCAACATTACGGTCTTGATATTTCTGCACCGGAAGGAGAATCAATAGTCGCGCCCGCCGCCGGGGAAGTTTTGTTTGCTGATTGGACTTTGAGCGGAGGAAATACTTTGATAATCGCGCATGCAAACGACTACATCACGGTTTACAAACATTGTGAACGAATACTGGTGAATGTCGGCACGAAAGTGACGAGAGGTGAAGCCATCGCGCTTATCGGTTCCACCGGAGTTACGAGCACCGGACCGCACCTTCACTTTGAACTCTGGCAGAATGGTAAAAACCTCAACCCAGAGAATTATTTACTAACGAAGAACTGA
- a CDS encoding polymer-forming cytoskeletal protein, which produces MAKEETQINIVAQGTRFEGKITSSGSLRIDGQVTGDISLTGDLVIGANGEISGNVDAQTVTVGGKVTGNINAKNKLVFESKARIKGDIRASKLVIDEGAMFDGKCEMSGDRRPDQKSELFR; this is translated from the coding sequence ATGGCAAAAGAAGAAACCCAAATTAACATAGTGGCACAGGGAACTCGCTTTGAAGGAAAGATTACGAGTTCAGGAAGCCTTCGAATAGATGGACAGGTAACCGGCGATATTTCGTTGACAGGTGATTTGGTCATCGGCGCCAACGGTGAAATATCGGGCAACGTGGACGCACAAACCGTGACAGTCGGCGGAAAAGTTACCGGCAATATTAATGCGAAGAATAAATTAGTGTTCGAAAGCAAAGCAAGGATAAAGGGCGATATAAGAGCTTCCAAGTTGGTCATCGATGAAGGTGCGATGTTTGATGGAAAATGCGAGATGAGTGGTGATCGAAGACCTGACCAGAAGAGCGAACTGTTCAGATGA
- a CDS encoding AtpZ/AtpI family protein, giving the protein MKKKQTLGESLGEAYRQLAPFMGLGTELAASVAGMLLIGFFLDKHFNTYPWLLLTGAAAGLIGGFFNFIREVQKLSKSDTKRKG; this is encoded by the coding sequence ATGAAGAAAAAGCAAACGCTCGGAGAAAGTCTGGGTGAAGCTTACAGACAGCTTGCACCTTTCATGGGACTCGGCACGGAGCTGGCTGCGTCTGTTGCAGGTATGTTGCTTATCGGTTTTTTCCTTGACAAGCATTTTAATACGTATCCCTGGCTGCTCTTAACAGGTGCTGCAGCAGGACTGATCGGCGGATTCTTCAATTTCATAAGAGAAGTTCAAAAACTAAGCAAGAGTGATACCAAACGGAAAGGTTGA
- a CDS encoding ATP synthase subunit I, translated as MIPNGKVESSLPKIDKPQIQSMRKRMLRILFACLIAMGVISFLLTWKFASGAFELAYFLGASIGLLNGVFGFLTIEKFIDKSSLAFLKGVFIGMGIRLLVLLGIFIMLIKVFKIHIVGLVTGLLIFYFAMTIFEVVFLNRRVEIKNGTRT; from the coding sequence GTGATACCAAACGGAAAGGTTGAATCTTCCTTACCGAAGATCGACAAGCCACAGATTCAGTCGATGCGCAAGAGAATGCTCAGGATATTGTTCGCCTGCTTGATTGCGATGGGAGTCATTTCGTTTTTACTCACCTGGAAATTTGCGAGCGGAGCTTTCGAGCTTGCGTATTTTCTGGGCGCATCGATCGGGCTATTGAACGGCGTCTTCGGATTTTTGACTATAGAGAAATTCATTGACAAAAGCAGCCTTGCATTCTTAAAGGGAGTTTTCATCGGAATGGGAATACGACTGTTGGTTCTCCTTGGAATCTTCATAATGCTTATAAAGGTTTTCAAGATTCACATAGTCGGCTTAGTCACCGGCTTATTAATCTTTTACTTCGCCATGACGATATTCGAAGTAGTTTTTCTGAATAGGAGAGTTGAAATCAAAAATGGGACGCGAACGTGA
- the atpB gene encoding F0F1 ATP synthase subunit A, protein MIFDPGFVGASNLIAANAGSTAPDTVMSAAASSSSASNGTWIIEHVADSHILEFKPFGEIHLPQFPPVHIGGMTIDFSLTKHIVMIWFAVLLLLIFVQAAMRSYRKDRAGKKPLVPHGLANALEVVVVFVRDDIVLGAIGEKGKRLLPYFLTLFFFVLFSNFVGLIPYTSTPTGNINVTAALAIIAFFVIQISGIVDHGFVGYFRGLMPPHIPLFVIPVMVIVEILGLFTKPFALCVRLFANMSAGHIVIFSLIGLIFIFHSIFIAPISIAFAVFISLLEILVGLIQAYIFTMLTALFVGLAIHQH, encoded by the coding sequence GTGATTTTTGACCCTGGATTTGTGGGTGCTTCAAATCTGATTGCAGCAAACGCAGGCAGTACTGCCCCCGATACAGTTATGTCGGCTGCGGCAAGTTCCTCCAGCGCTTCAAATGGAACCTGGATAATCGAGCACGTTGCAGATTCTCACATTCTGGAGTTCAAGCCGTTCGGCGAGATTCATCTTCCCCAGTTTCCGCCGGTGCACATCGGCGGCATGACGATAGATTTTTCTTTGACAAAGCATATTGTGATGATCTGGTTTGCAGTGCTCCTCCTGCTGATTTTTGTGCAAGCGGCGATGAGAAGCTATCGAAAGGATCGTGCCGGCAAGAAGCCATTGGTACCTCATGGACTGGCGAACGCTCTTGAGGTGGTAGTAGTATTTGTGAGAGACGATATCGTGCTGGGTGCGATCGGTGAAAAAGGCAAAAGACTCCTTCCATATTTTCTAACCTTATTCTTTTTCGTTCTCTTTTCGAATTTTGTAGGATTGATTCCGTACACCTCGACTCCGACAGGAAACATAAATGTGACTGCCGCTCTCGCAATAATAGCATTCTTCGTGATTCAAATTTCAGGGATTGTCGATCACGGGTTCGTCGGCTACTTTAGAGGATTGATGCCTCCTCATATTCCCCTGTTTGTCATCCCTGTTATGGTTATCGTAGAAATTCTGGGACTCTTCACGAAGCCGTTCGCTCTCTGCGTTCGTCTTTTTGCGAATATGTCCGCCGGCCACATTGTGATTTTCTCGTTGATAGGATTAATTTTTATCTTCCACTCGATATTTATCGCACCTATCTCGATCGCTTTTGCCGTCTTCATAAGTTTGCTGGAAATACTTGTCGGACTCATACAGGCTTATATTTTTACGATGCTGACCGCACTTTTCGTCGGGTTGGCGATTCATCAACATTAA
- the atpE gene encoding ATP synthase F0 subunit C, protein MPDLGLTHLAAGIGAGLAVIGGGLGIGKLASSAMEASGRQPDALGDIRTSMIIAAALIEGVTLFAEVITIILALK, encoded by the coding sequence ATGCCGGATTTAGGATTAACACATCTTGCGGCGGGAATTGGCGCCGGACTAGCCGTGATTGGCGGAGGACTTGGGATTGGAAAGCTTGCGTCTTCTGCGATGGAAGCGAGCGGACGTCAACCCGACGCGCTCGGCGATATCAGAACTTCCATGATTATTGCAGCCGCCCTTATCGAGGGTGTCACCCTCTTCGCTGAGGTCATAACCATTATACTTGCTTTAAAGTGA
- the atpF gene encoding F0F1 ATP synthase subunit B: protein MLELNTGLIIWTALTFGVLLVVLRSYAWKPILNNLETREESIRQSLERAEEAKREAERILEENKKNLAKAEEMAQQVLREARELGEKIRSELASKARAEGDKLLERARDEIERDKQLAMTQLHGLVAELAVKAAEKILDETIDEVKQKKLVENFINSLGKN from the coding sequence ATGCTTGAACTAAATACTGGATTGATAATCTGGACCGCGTTGACCTTCGGCGTACTTCTAGTAGTCTTGCGGTCGTATGCATGGAAACCCATTCTCAATAATCTTGAGACCCGCGAAGAATCGATCCGTCAATCTCTGGAAAGAGCCGAAGAAGCAAAGAGGGAAGCCGAGCGAATCCTGGAAGAGAATAAGAAGAACCTTGCAAAAGCCGAGGAGATGGCCCAGCAGGTGCTTCGGGAGGCTCGCGAACTTGGTGAAAAAATTAGATCTGAGTTGGCATCGAAGGCGAGAGCAGAGGGAGACAAACTCCTTGAAAGAGCACGCGATGAAATCGAGCGCGACAAGCAGCTTGCGATGACTCAGCTTCACGGACTGGTTGCCGAACTTGCGGTCAAAGCCGCGGAAAAAATTCTTGATGAAACTATCGACGAGGTGAAGCAGAAAAAGTTGGTCGAGAATTTTATCAACTCCCTGGGCAAAAATTAA
- the atpH gene encoding ATP synthase F1 subunit delta yields the protein MKETRAAKRYAGALLGLASEMKITEKVAADMQLIRDWVESSNDLRLFFQSPIIDRQKKRKSVEALFKGRVDDLTARFLFLLIDKGREVLTYFIAVEYGVLHDILVGIENADLKAPYEFNRAEEAKVQSKLEQMTGKKVRISFSIEKDLIGGFMAQIGDTVYDGSVRRQLEILRQQLAGG from the coding sequence ATGAAGGAAACCAGAGCAGCAAAAAGATACGCCGGAGCTTTACTCGGACTTGCGTCGGAGATGAAGATAACTGAAAAGGTTGCCGCCGACATGCAATTGATCCGGGATTGGGTAGAGTCATCGAACGATCTCAGGCTTTTTTTTCAAAGTCCGATAATTGATCGGCAAAAGAAGCGGAAATCGGTAGAGGCGCTTTTTAAAGGACGAGTCGACGATCTGACTGCGCGGTTTCTTTTCCTCCTTATTGATAAAGGCCGGGAGGTCTTGACTTACTTTATTGCCGTCGAGTACGGCGTCCTGCACGACATCCTTGTTGGCATCGAAAATGCCGATCTGAAAGCTCCTTATGAATTTAATAGGGCCGAGGAAGCTAAAGTACAGTCCAAATTAGAGCAGATGACCGGCAAGAAGGTTCGTATTTCTTTTTCGATTGAGAAAGACCTGATCGGCGGGTTCATGGCACAGATCGGCGACACTGTGTACGACGGGAGTGTTCGTCGACAGCTGGAAATCTTAAGGCAGCAGCTTGCCGGCGGTTAG
- the atpA gene encoding F0F1 ATP synthase subunit alpha, which yields MAQVRPDEITAILRKQISGYEREVDIYDVGTVLQVGDGIARVYGLQKVMASELIEFPNGVFGMALNLEEDNVGCMLFGNDTLVKEGDQVRRTGKVMSMPVGEAMSGRVINPLGQPIDGKGAIETKESLPVERKALGVIARMPVKQPLNTGLKAIDSMIPIGRGQRELIIGDRQTGKTAIAVDTIINQKYTHTDTAQKRGIKPVYCIYVAIGQKASTVAQVVAQLEEQGAMEYTTVVSAAASTPSPMQFIAPYSGCTLGEFFRDSGRDSLVIYDDLSKHAWAYRQVSLLLRRPPGREAYPGDVFYLHSRLLERASKLSDELGGGSLTALPIIETQANDVSAYIPTNVISITDGQIYLEPSLFNSGVRPAINVGISVSRVGGNAQIKAMRKVAGRLRLDLAQFRALEAFIKFGSDLDKVTQAQIRRGQRLVELLKQKQYVPMPVEKQVVLIFTGTNGYLDELPVESIDRFEKEFLEMMELKHRNILDRIADTKDIDLETDKRLHEITRDFVVLFKK from the coding sequence ATGGCACAAGTAAGACCTGATGAAATAACTGCGATATTGCGAAAGCAAATTTCCGGTTACGAGCGCGAAGTCGACATCTACGATGTCGGGACCGTTTTGCAGGTAGGCGATGGAATAGCGCGCGTCTACGGCTTGCAGAAAGTTATGGCAAGCGAGCTGATCGAATTTCCCAACGGCGTCTTCGGAATGGCACTAAATCTTGAAGAGGACAATGTCGGCTGCATGTTGTTCGGCAACGATACTCTGGTGAAAGAAGGAGATCAGGTTCGTCGAACAGGAAAAGTGATGTCGATGCCCGTCGGGGAAGCGATGTCGGGGCGCGTCATTAATCCGCTGGGCCAGCCGATTGACGGGAAAGGTGCGATCGAGACTAAAGAGTCTCTTCCTGTTGAAAGGAAAGCGCTCGGAGTCATCGCAAGGATGCCGGTGAAGCAGCCCCTGAATACAGGACTCAAGGCGATTGACTCGATGATCCCGATCGGACGGGGACAGCGCGAGCTCATTATAGGCGACAGGCAGACGGGTAAAACGGCAATTGCCGTTGATACAATTATCAACCAAAAGTACACTCATACGGACACCGCCCAGAAAAGAGGCATCAAACCCGTTTATTGCATATACGTCGCCATAGGACAAAAAGCGTCTACCGTGGCACAGGTCGTAGCGCAGCTTGAAGAGCAAGGAGCCATGGAGTATACGACCGTCGTCTCTGCGGCCGCAAGCACGCCTTCGCCGATGCAGTTCATTGCACCTTATTCGGGATGTACACTCGGAGAATTTTTCCGGGACAGCGGTCGCGACTCGCTGGTTATTTACGACGATCTGTCAAAACATGCGTGGGCATATCGTCAAGTCTCTCTGCTTCTTCGCAGGCCGCCGGGACGCGAAGCCTATCCCGGAGATGTTTTTTATCTGCATAGCAGGCTTCTCGAGCGCGCGTCGAAACTCAGCGACGAGCTCGGCGGCGGAAGTCTGACGGCACTTCCCATCATCGAGACGCAGGCGAACGACGTATCCGCTTATATTCCGACAAACGTAATCTCGATCACCGACGGACAAATTTATCTCGAGCCGAGTCTTTTCAACTCCGGCGTACGTCCGGCGATCAACGTCGGAATTTCTGTCTCGCGGGTCGGCGGAAACGCGCAGATCAAAGCGATGCGTAAGGTCGCAGGAAGACTGAGATTGGATCTCGCGCAATTTCGCGCGCTGGAAGCATTCATAAAATTCGGATCCGACCTTGACAAGGTAACACAGGCGCAGATTCGGAGAGGCCAGCGTTTGGTTGAGTTGCTCAAACAGAAGCAGTATGTGCCGATGCCGGTTGAGAAACAGGTGGTGCTCATCTTCACCGGAACCAACGGCTATCTGGATGAACTCCCGGTCGAAAGCATTGATAGATTTGAGAAGGAGTTTCTTGAGATGATGGAGTTGAAGCATCGGAACATTCTTGACAGGATCGCAGATACGAAGGACATAGATCTTGAAACCGATAAAAGGCTTCATGAAATAACGAGAGACTTTGTTGTGCTATTCAAGAAATAG
- the atpG gene encoding ATP synthase F1 subunit gamma, whose translation MPTLREIRRRISGVTSTEKITKAMKMVAAAKLRRAQAAVIAARPYSRKISELMKHLAANADLSEHPLVKERDLKRAAIVVVTADRGFCGAFNSNIIKSTNDLIATRYQNLSGGVKLFAVGRKGYDFFSRRKYEVIGNYSGVYHDLQFHIAKDIASEIIKGYLSRDYDRVEIVYNEFKNIIQQRLLIEQFLPIPRETLSAEGLSHHLQEYIYEPDSSSILESLIPRHLEYQIWRVLLESNAASEGARMAAMDNASENAGELIATLTLQYNKARQASITKELLEVVSGAEALTAAG comes from the coding sequence TTGCCGACGCTCCGCGAAATAAGACGGCGCATATCTGGCGTAACGAGCACTGAAAAAATCACAAAGGCGATGAAGATGGTCGCTGCGGCGAAGCTTCGCCGTGCACAGGCTGCCGTCATTGCTGCACGCCCGTACTCACGGAAGATCAGCGAGCTCATGAAGCATCTTGCAGCCAACGCGGACCTTAGTGAACATCCGCTTGTGAAAGAGAGAGATCTGAAAAGGGCTGCCATCGTCGTCGTTACTGCCGATCGGGGATTCTGCGGGGCCTTCAACTCGAACATTATCAAATCAACGAACGACCTCATAGCAACACGGTACCAGAATTTGTCCGGCGGAGTGAAGTTGTTTGCCGTAGGAAGAAAAGGGTATGATTTCTTTTCGAGGCGGAAATATGAAGTAATCGGGAATTACTCCGGTGTGTACCATGATCTCCAGTTCCATATCGCAAAGGACATTGCATCGGAAATCATCAAAGGATATTTAAGCCGCGACTATGACCGGGTCGAGATCGTGTATAACGAATTCAAGAACATAATCCAGCAGCGATTGTTAATAGAACAGTTCCTTCCGATTCCGAGAGAAACTTTGTCGGCCGAAGGATTGTCACATCACCTGCAAGAGTACATTTACGAACCCGACAGCTCGTCCATTCTCGAGTCTTTGATCCCTCGTCATCTTGAATATCAGATTTGGAGAGTGCTGCTGGAAAGTAACGCCGCGAGTGAAGGGGCGCGCATGGCAGCGATGGACAACGCGAGCGAAAACGCCGGTGAATTGATCGCAACGCTGACGCTCCAATATAATAAAGCACGGCAGGCGTCCATCACCAAAGAATTGCTCGAGGTCGTTTCCGGCGCCGAAGCGCTGACGGCAGCGGGCTGA
- a CDS encoding class I SAM-dependent methyltransferase, with amino-acid sequence MSKYVHGYSDRESRRLHDQADTLDELLHHDSIFSEGSKVLEVGCGVGSQTKIIAKKNPACEFTSVDISETSLEKARNSICKLGINNVTFQVGDIFDLQFGPESFDHIFVCFVLEHLSNPLGALLNLKNVLRKDGTIMVVEGDHGSAYYYPRSDAAQEAIDCQVKLQSKHGGNALIGRELYPLLRKAGFAHCTVTPRLVYVDSSKPRLVDGFIRNTFTAMIEGVKEEAISNSLIGEGRWEQGINDLYRTTKDDGVFCYTFFKGKGTKTRNP; translated from the coding sequence ATGAGTAAATATGTTCATGGATACTCCGACAGGGAGTCGAGAAGGTTACATGATCAAGCAGACACGCTCGATGAATTGTTGCATCATGATTCTATCTTTTCGGAAGGATCAAAAGTGTTGGAGGTAGGCTGTGGAGTCGGATCTCAAACTAAAATAATAGCGAAAAAAAATCCTGCCTGTGAATTTACCTCGGTTGACATTTCGGAAACGTCGCTTGAAAAGGCAAGAAACTCGATCTGCAAGCTTGGGATTAATAATGTGACGTTCCAGGTAGGTGATATTTTCGACTTACAGTTTGGCCCGGAATCGTTCGACCACATATTTGTCTGCTTCGTTCTGGAGCACTTATCTAATCCATTGGGGGCGTTGCTTAACTTAAAGAATGTATTACGGAAAGACGGAACGATCATGGTTGTAGAAGGCGACCACGGGTCCGCGTATTACTATCCTCGGAGCGACGCTGCTCAGGAAGCCATAGACTGCCAGGTAAAGTTGCAGTCGAAGCATGGAGGTAATGCCCTTATTGGCAGAGAACTTTATCCGCTGTTGCGTAAAGCAGGCTTCGCTCATTGCACGGTCACGCCCCGATTGGTTTATGTGGATTCAAGTAAGCCGCGGTTAGTCGATGGCTTCATTAGAAACACGTTTACTGCCATGATTGAGGGTGTTAAAGAAGAGGCAATAAGTAATTCGTTGATAGGGGAAGGCAGATGGGAACAGGGGATTAACGACCTCTATCGCACCACGAAAGACGATGGAGTTTTCTGCTACACTTTTTTCAAAGGTAAAGGAACGAAAACGCGGAACCCATGA
- a CDS encoding arginine decarboxylase, pyruvoyl-dependent, producing the protein MKLYVPTRIFFTKGVGRHRDYLQSFELALRDAKIEKCNLVTVSSIFPAGCKRIPIDDGLKLLQPGQITFCVLARNSTNEPNRLVAASIGVATPNDSSQYGYLSEHHPFGETDEKAGEYAEDLAATMLATTLGIEFDSNAAWDEREQQYKMSGKIVKTFNVTQSAEGDKRGIWTTVIAAGILLP; encoded by the coding sequence GTGAAATTGTATGTCCCGACCAGAATTTTTTTCACCAAAGGGGTAGGCCGCCATCGCGACTATCTTCAGTCTTTCGAGCTGGCGCTGCGCGACGCGAAAATCGAGAAATGCAACTTGGTCACCGTATCGAGTATTTTTCCTGCGGGATGCAAACGCATTCCGATTGACGATGGACTGAAGCTTCTTCAGCCCGGACAGATCACATTTTGCGTGCTGGCCAGAAATTCCACAAACGAGCCCAACAGATTGGTCGCCGCATCAATCGGGGTAGCGACCCCGAACGATTCGTCCCAATACGGCTATCTTTCCGAGCACCATCCGTTCGGGGAGACCGATGAAAAAGCGGGCGAATATGCCGAAGACCTCGCAGCCACGATGCTTGCGACAACTCTGGGCATCGAATTCGATTCCAACGCAGCATGGGATGAACGGGAGCAGCAATACAAGATGAGCGGGAAAATAGTTAAGACTTTCAACGTGACACAATCGGCCGAAGGAGATAAACGCGGGATTTGGACGACGGTGATCGCAGCGGGAATACTTTTGCCGTAG
- the tyrS gene encoding tyrosine--tRNA ligase produces the protein MFPSLNEQLDLIRRGTAEIIPEEELASKIEKSIKGKVPLNVKLGCDPSRPDLHLGHSVVLRKLRQFQDLGHTAILIVGDFTGMIGDPSGRNKSRPSMTLEETRQNGESYFKQASKILSTKDLKIVYNSDWLGNMNFEDVIKLASKYTVARMLERDDFEKRYGSGEPISVHEFLYPLAQAMDSVAIKADIELGGTDQKFNLLVGRDIQREYQLEPQVILTMPLLIGTDGVEKMSKSLGNYIAITDPPDEMYGKTLSIPDTLIYDYFVLTTDVPEPELKTIKNQLESQSVNPRDLKRRLAREIVTLYHDQEAAEQAEKNFDKIFVRKETPEEIEEVTLGRGELVIFQLLVEIGAAKSNGDARRLVNQGGVTIDGTKVADPNARLRVDTPFILKVGKRKFYKIKR, from the coding sequence TTGTTTCCTTCACTCAACGAACAACTTGATCTGATTAGGCGGGGCACCGCAGAAATCATTCCGGAAGAAGAACTTGCGAGTAAGATTGAGAAATCAATCAAGGGCAAGGTTCCTCTCAATGTAAAGCTGGGCTGTGACCCGAGCCGGCCCGACCTTCACCTCGGACACTCAGTCGTGCTCCGAAAGCTCAGACAATTTCAAGATCTTGGACACACCGCAATACTGATCGTCGGTGATTTTACCGGGATGATCGGCGACCCGTCGGGAAGAAACAAATCCAGACCATCGATGACTCTCGAAGAGACGCGGCAAAACGGAGAGTCATACTTCAAGCAGGCATCGAAAATTCTTTCGACGAAAGATCTAAAGATAGTCTATAACTCCGACTGGCTTGGAAACATGAATTTCGAGGACGTTATTAAGCTTGCAAGCAAATATACCGTTGCACGAATGCTGGAGCGGGATGATTTCGAAAAACGGTACGGCAGCGGAGAGCCGATAAGCGTCCATGAGTTCCTTTACCCTCTTGCCCAAGCTATGGATTCGGTGGCGATCAAAGCTGACATCGAGCTTGGCGGCACGGACCAGAAATTTAACCTTCTCGTCGGAAGGGACATTCAGCGCGAGTATCAATTGGAACCGCAGGTGATTTTGACCATGCCGCTTTTAATCGGAACCGACGGCGTCGAGAAAATGTCCAAGTCGTTGGGGAACTACATCGCGATAACCGATCCGCCTGACGAAATGTACGGCAAGACTCTCTCAATTCCTGATACCCTGATCTACGATTATTTTGTTCTCACGACTGACGTGCCGGAGCCAGAGCTTAAGACAATCAAGAACCAACTTGAATCCCAATCGGTAAACCCGCGAGACTTAAAGAGAAGGCTGGCTCGAGAGATCGTGACGCTTTACCATGATCAGGAAGCAGCAGAGCAAGCGGAAAAGAACTTCGACAAGATTTTTGTAAGGAAGGAAACACCTGAAGAAATCGAGGAGGTCACATTAGGCCGTGGCGAATTGGTAATCTTCCAGCTCCTAGTCGAAATAGGTGCTGCAAAATCGAACGGTGATGCCCGTCGTTTAGTTAACCAGGGCGGTGTAACAATTGACGGCACGAAGGTCGCTGATCCGAATGCCCGATTGAGAGTTGATACACCATTTATCCTGAAAGTTGGAAAAAGAAAGTTTTACAAAATAAAAAGGTAA
- the smpB gene encoding SsrA-binding protein SmpB, which translates to MEPEEKTVAQNKRARHEYQILETTEVGIVLKGSEVKSVRQGKVDISDCFASIKDGEIWLHNMHVAAYQNAGPFNHNPKRSRKLLLHKREIKKIFGKTKQKGLSLVPIRLYWKHGLAKLELALAKGKRSFDKRDAIKKRDQERELRQHGNDAQA; encoded by the coding sequence ATGGAACCAGAGGAGAAAACTGTAGCTCAGAATAAGCGTGCGCGTCACGAGTATCAGATTCTGGAGACTACCGAAGTGGGAATCGTTCTAAAGGGAAGCGAAGTAAAATCTGTGAGACAAGGAAAGGTCGATATCAGCGATTGTTTCGCCTCCATCAAGGACGGGGAAATTTGGCTTCACAACATGCATGTCGCAGCATACCAGAATGCCGGTCCTTTCAATCATAATCCCAAGAGATCGAGAAAACTTCTCTTACACAAGAGAGAGATCAAAAAGATTTTCGGCAAGACAAAACAGAAGGGTCTTTCGCTTGTTCCTATCCGGCTTTATTGGAAGCACGGCTTAGCTAAACTGGAACTTGCTCTCGCTAAAGGGAAAAGATCTTTCGATAAACGTGATGCGATCAAGAAACGCGATCAGGAGCGCGAGTTGCGCCAGCACGGTAACGACGCTCAAGCATGA